A window of Pseudoliparis swirei isolate HS2019 ecotype Mariana Trench chromosome 2, NWPU_hadal_v1, whole genome shotgun sequence genomic DNA:
TTCACTGGAGGACCCCAAATGCGAAGGTGCTGTCAGGCCCTCTTCAATTAAAAAGTTGTTCAAAAGGGATCGATTCATTGGACAATGGTAGCTACTTGAGCAACTCATACTTCCTGGAAGGGCATCATTAAGAGAGTTCAAGGAGCTACCTGAGTGTGTTTTGATCTGGGTACGGACCTTTCCAGATCTGTTGAAGCTCGGCCTGTCCATGTAGCGTGCACCAAAGCTCTGGCTACGAGCCTTAGCCCCATTCATTCCCATTACTGGCTTAAACGGAGGTCTGgttgacacagacacagaacgtTTAAACAGCCAACCTTCCTCATCAAATCCCCAATCTAACATCACACCGCTGTCCGATGCAACAGGTTGAGCACAGGGCTCAGAATCTAGTGAGTTACAGCGGGTCTCAATCTTTCTGCAGACTTTATCGTGAGCTCCAGATTCATGTATCATCTGGGGATCACACGTAAAGGTCTTATAGGTGTGGACACCTTTCGCAGTGTCATCTTTGTCATGTCTTCTGAAAACTAGGAAGGTACTGGTTTCCTGTCCAGCAATTGCCTCATGAGATTTGGCATTTACAGGGAGAGACATTTCTACAGGTCTGGAGGTGGAACTCTGAGAATTATTGGCAATCCCATGGTAGTACATCTTAGAATACACCTGAGGCAATACGTCTGAAAGTTTTGGCTCACTAATGCTCTGTTTGGATCTCTGTAAGATGCTCTGGCTTGGAAATATAGAGGGCACACCATGTTCATCATGGCATGTGGTATTTCTGTCCATAGATAGCTGGACTGACTCTGGCGACTCTTGAAGTGAGACAGATGACATCTTAGATGACTGGGTATGGTAGAGCTTGGCAGGGATATCTTTCAGTAGCTTCCCATCAGCACCCGTTTGTTGATTGTCCTTTGCTGTGTTGGATTGTTGCGGCTGTAAAATAGAAGAAAGATATGTCTGTGGCTTGGCGGTGCCCGACGTTGCCTTTCCAGTAGTCGAGCTTTGAGCCTGACCTGCAGAATTATTTGCTTTGGGTGAGCCGTCGCAACTGGGCCGAAGGACAAGAGAAGTAGTTCGTCCTGGGGGTGGTGGCGGGGATGGGGACCTACTTTCTGAACAGGAAACATCACAGTGCTGGTTTTGCCGTCGTTGTTTTCGCTGAGAGCAGGGTAAGTTGTCGTAGATGCTCTCTTCTATAGACTCCTTGCTTGATTGAAGCCCAGTGACTTGCAGAGAGGATTTTGTTGGGCTCTTTGAGCATTCATTGATCTCTGGTGGCTTAAATGTCTTTGAATGTTTCACAGGGGAAGCGAGGGGAGAGCGTACACTCTTGAGAGACTTGGAATTTGTCGATACCAAGATGTTTTCATCTTTCTCAACTTTAGATAATGATCCCTTGTTTGAACAATGGGTTTTACTGAGGTTCGTAGTTTTGCTAGGAGGACTGTGCCCAGGAGGGTCTGACTGTCCTTTGGACATGTGGACCTTAATAAGTTTTTGGTGGAAGGGAGAATGTGTATGCTTAGCTTGTTCTTTCCCTCCATCCGCACTCTTGCTCCGCAGAATGAAAGCCTTTCTTGCTGAGTCACAAGGCTGAGGTTTCGGTTTCCTCTGCGGAGATTCTGAGATGGTGAAGTCCTGGCTTTCACTGCCAGCTTGACTTGCCTGGTCTCTGCAGTGAGGAACCTCCATTGAGGAGCTGCGCTGTCTGGCGACACTCACACAACTCAGAGCTCTTGTTGCAGAATGCTGAATAGAGGAGCTCATGCCATTTGTATCCGCTTCAACTCGCTTGACTGCAAGTCTGCCCTGTTGTCTTTTGACATGATCAAGTCTGGATTTACGGTCAGTAGACCTTTCCTGGTTATTGTTTCTGTCACTTAACTTCAGGCTTGAAGGCTTGTGTATTTCCTCCGAATGTGTAAGGCTAGCTGTTGGGCTTACACCAGGTTTTACTGAGGGGCCCTCCAAAAATGAGAAGTTGTCTGCGGTAGGTGAGGGAAACAGACCAGAATTCCCTATAAGTTTTACAGGGTCTTCTTGAATATTGTTGTCATCATCCCTTGTGACATCCAGTTGCAAACAAACGGGTTCTTTTGTCGGTTGGTCACTGGACTCTCGACTTTCTAATTTAATGAATTCCTTATTGGTAACGTCTGAGCCTGGGGCAGACGTCCCTGCTCCGGCCTTCAAAGATTTACATGTAGGGGCTAACTGCTTGGTTGTACTCCCTTGTTGAACGCACTTGACACCAAACGAGTATATGCCCTCGTTGGACGTCATACAATCTTTGCAATGTGCCACAGACGCAAGAGACGACGCCTCTTTGGAGCTGCACATTTGGAGACGCTTCAGGCCTTTCAGAATGTGGCCTTCCTTCCATCCCAGGTCCGCCTGCTCGATGGGTGCAGAGTGGTTGCTGGATACTGAACCCGTACTCATCCTTTTATCCCGGCTTGTGGCACACTGTGCATTACAAATCACATTGGCAATAATTGAAATGGCATTTACAGAGGGGATCACCAACATTGGCAACTTCATTATTCTTCAAATCAAAAGAAGATGAATGTAAGGTGCTTGAAACCCACCTGCTTGGAGAATCCACGTCCCTCTGCCCAAGTGTGGGAGCCACTGGAGTACTCGCTACAAGCACTGGAGAGTGACAGTTCACTGCTACTGCCGCTACCACTACTGCGTGGGCATGTTAGACTCAGCAGGCTGGGCCACCTTCCTGTAGGAATACCAGCTTTTCCATTCCTTTGGACCTCCTGGAAAATCATTAATTATGGAATGAATCAATTGAAATTAAGCAAACATCTTGCAATGAATGTCATCATTGCAGGATAACATTGACATTACTGGCAATAAGAGACATGTTAGCAGGATATACAATTTAATTTATCAGTAGTGGCACATATTGTAATTATGACTCTAAGCAGAAGAAGGATGTACAATAGGAGAATGCCCCATGGCTCTCCTGTTATCTCTGAAACAGAtcccacttattaaatatgCTGGATACTCAGCTGTCTCTTTCCAACCAAAGGGTAATTGAGGAATAGACTGACATGTTCCTATGTTGTAAAATACAATGTTCCTTGAACATTGAACATCTTGCAGTGTCtgcttttcattcatattttaaaCATAACTGCACAACAACTGATGGCAGTAGATTATAATACTTTTATGTTTGTCAGAGTTTACAAAATTAACCAAAATCAAGATTTACATAGTGTTCCTCTGACTgacgttttttaaaataacatctTTAACTGGGTAGAGTCTTTTGGATGGATCTTCCAAAGCattcttaaaatgttttttttgccaaTGCCAGACCACTTGCCCACACTGTGCCTGTTTATAAGTGATATATGAAAGAAAAGTGCATTGTTAGCCTCTTAATTGAATAGTTTATTGTAATGCAGACAAACTTATAACTCATACAACAAATATCACAGAATATTGTCTCCAAAAATGTCTTCAGCTGATGCAAAATAGCTTTGAAAGAAATGTTGAAAGCTTTGAAAAGACTTTCACAACATATTGAAACACATACATTTGTCTAAGGTTTATTGTTTGATTGGTTTATTGATTGATACTACACTGATTTCCCCCCAAGTGCTTCCCATGTATATGCTTTAAATGAAATTAAACTAACGGAGAATCACCTCTGTTCAACTCCATACAGCTTGTATACCCTTCCAGCTCTTGTGTTTGGTTTCCCAGCTACCATAGACCGTAAGACTGTATCACAAAGTCCCACAGGTCCCATTAATCCCGATGAGCTGAGTGGGCAGTATCAGCCGATCACGAATTAGcaaaaatcagaatcagaatcagaatcagaaacaggtttattgccaaagaatgttttcacaaacaaacgaggaattttttttggtggaaggtgcaacatttggacatgacaaacaaacaacaatcaatgcgacggaaagacaacaaataatgtgagagtgtttgggtgtgtgcttcaagtggtgtgttttagttgaagtgcatgttaaagtgacgtgtgtggaggagggaagaagaaggaggagggaggaggagggaggaagaggaggaggaggaagaggaaggagcgggaagaaggaggagagaggaaggtggaagaagaggtggtagtcctggggtgacagtcagtcagtcccgggtccattcatgagcccgaccgccgacggaaaaagcttttgttgtggcgggtggacttagtcatgatggacgcagcctcctcccgagggagggactcgaacaggagtgtccagggtgggagggtcggcgacaatctttctggcccgcttcagtgacctggaagtgaacaggacctggagggaaggcagattgcagccgataaccctctcggccgagcggatgatgctctgcagcctgcgcttgtctttggctgtggctgcagggtgccagacggtgatggaggagcagatgatggactcaacgatggccgtgtagaactgtaccatcatcttccctggcaggttgaatttcctcagctgcctcaggaagaacatcctctgctgggccttcttggagatggagccgatgttcagctcccacttgaggtcctgggagatgatggagcccaggaagcggtaggactccacagcgtcgacggagtcacacaggatgagagggcgggtggggctgcattcctcctgaaatccacaaccatctccactgtcttcagagcgttgagctccaggttgttctggctgcaccaggtcaccaggtggtcagtctcccacctgtaggcggtctcgtccccaccagagatgagtccaatgagggtggtgtcatccgcgaactttaggagcttgacggactggtgactggaggtgcagctgttggtgtacaggagaacagcagagggagagaacacagccttgggggaacccgtgctggtggtccgggagcctgagacgtgtttccccagcctcacgtgctgcttcctgtcggtcaggaagtctgtgatccacctgcaggtggagtcgggcacgtgcagctgggagagcttgtcctgcagcagggacggatgatcgtattgaaggcagagctgaagtccacaaacaggatcctggcgaggttcctcgggagtccagatgctggaggatgtagtgaagggccatgttgactgcatcgtctgcagacctgttggctctgtaggcgaactgcaggggtccaggagtgggtcggtgatggtcttgaggtgtgacaggaccaagcgttcaaaggacttcatgaccacagaggtcagggcgatgggcctgtagtcattgagtcctgtgatcttgggtttttggggacgggatgatggtggaggccttgaagcaggctggaacgtggcatgtctccaggaggtgttgaagatgtcggtgaacaccggagacagctggtcagcacagtgcttcagggtggaggggagacggagtccgggcccgctgctttatggggttctgcttttaaacagcctattgacggctctctccaggatgacgaggggcgtcgctgagttgatggagggtgctccagaggtgtgagcccctgatgggctggggagggtgggctgatggtctgtggcttgttggtggggctgtggggattgtctcaggactgctccattgtctttcaaagcggcagtagaactcatttagctgcctgccagaagcacattgttcatggagtggggtgatttgggcttgtagttggtgatctgcctgagccctctccagacagaagcagagtcgtttgctgagagctgctgttgcagtttctcagagtacagtcgtttagcatctctcaccgccttgctaaacctgtatttggactctgtgtacaggtccttgtccccactcctgaatgcctggtccttctgcagtcttagcttcctgagctccgctgtgaaccagggtttgtcgttgttataactcaccctggagctggatggaatacagctgtcctcacagaagctgatgtaggaagttacagcctctgtgtactcatccaggctgttggtagcagtcctgaagacatcccagtcagtacagtccaagcacgcccgtagatcctccagagcctcactggtccacttcttgaacttcctcaccacaggtttgcagagctttagtctctgcctgtatgagggaatcagatgaaccatgacgtggtcagagtttcccagtgcagctcgaggacggcgtgataggccctgctgattgttgtgtagcagtggtccagaatgctcttctctctggtagggcatttaattaactgtctatatttaggagttcgtggctgaggtttcctttgttaaaatcccagtacaataactaaagagtccggaaggtccgcccacacaccgtatctgttcggcgaggtctgttgtgcctcgttcacgttcccctgcggcggcatgtaaactccgccaggatgaatgaagcgaactcacgtggggagtagaagggtttgcagtgaatgataaagattccaggtccggcgaacagtgctgtagaatcaccgttacgtcgttgcaccagccgttgttgaggtaaagcagattcctccacccttttttttccggagagctccgtgacccggtccgccggaacagctggaagccagcgagctggagcgcagagtctggtatcgagccactaagccatgattccgtgaagcacagaacggaggatgaggagaagtctctgtctctcccaccagcagctggagttcgtccagtttgttgcacagtgagcggacgttggagaaatatgcccggcagcgctgtacgagatcccgtttccgtagccgcaaagcgccctgagcgtttccctctccgcggcGTCTCACCCGtaaaggtgagcacaccttttacaaaaatgtccagtaactccacagaagttaaaaacgttggaagtaaatccgctggagttgttcccctgatgttcaagagctcttctctggtgaaagagctctgggaatcccagcagaaaacagtatttaaaacgaacacaacaaaaaacatcgcgcaccaacacaccgaggcgaccgtccgcggcgccatcaggaaaaAAGACTAAGTAAACAGTGGCAGGTGGAGAAAGCAACTCGTTAGCTAAAGATACAACACATTGTTCTCATATCTTTTGATGTATCAGTGTAGCATTGTCTTCGTTGTGAGTCCGATGCTAAT
This region includes:
- the LOC130201783 gene encoding nck-associated protein 5-like, producing MEETVRSLLQNQDSLEGPKVDPLELMKTYKDKLLEEMWKQQHSLEGPTASATWTPASPEAGGGSDDNSRDGNPLLERLRALQAENSALSMENDNQRKQYERCLDEVANQVVQALLTQKDLKEECVKLRTRVFDLEQQNRILSVLFQQRVKMSTAPVSQEVQRNGKAGIPTGRWPSLLSLTCPRSSGSGSSSELSLSSACSEYSSGSHTWAEGRGFSKQCATSRDKRMSTGSVSSNHSAPIEQADLGWKEGHILKGLKRLQMCSSKEASSLASVAHCKDCMTSNEGIYSFGVKCVQQGSTTKQLAPTCKSLKAGAGTSAPGSDVTNKEFIKLESRESSDQPTKEPVCLQLDVTRDDDNNIQEDPVKLIGNSGLFPSPTADNFSFLEGPSVKPGVSPTASLTHSEEIHKPSSLKLSDRNNNQERSTDRKSRLDHVKRQQGRLAVKRVEADTNGMSSSIQHSATRALSCVSVARQRSSSMEVPHCRDQASQAGSESQDFTISESPQRKPKPQPCDSARKAFILRSKSADGGKEQAKHTHSPFHQKLIKVHMSKGQSDPPGHSPPSKTTNLSKTHCSNKGSLSKVEKDENILVSTNSKSLKSVRSPLASPVKHSKTFKPPEINECSKSPTKSSLQVTGLQSSKESIEESIYDNLPCSQRKQRRQNQHCDVSCSESRSPSPPPPPGRTTSLVLRPSCDGSPKANNSAGQAQSSTTGKATSGTAKPQTYLSSILQPQQSNTAKDNQQTGADGKLLKDIPAKLYHTQSSKMSSVSLQESPESVQLSMDRNTTCHDEHGVPSIFPSQSILQRSKQSISEPKLSDVLPQVYSKMYYHGIANNSQSSTSRPVEMSLPVNAKSHEAIAGQETSTFLVFRRHDKDDTAKGVHTYKTFTCDPQMIHESGAHDKVCRKIETRCNSLDSEPCAQPVASDSGVMLDWGFDEEGWLFKRSVSVSTRPPFKPVMGMNGAKARSQSFGARYMDRPSFNRSGKVRTQIKTHSGSSLNSLNDALPGSMSCSSSYHCPMNRSLLNNFLIEEGLTAPSHLGSSSERLQTLKHQREQARRLQIEQQFSSAFGEPVSEEPERQSSITAIEEKVMLGIEENLHKSQEQEKTSEVKQKSGSTLSNWFGFRKSKLPAPSSKKTDPPKVKEDKREQKMTSLLGGKQTKLDKKRDRRKSDGKDGSVGMRESHDAVRACISMPCPGMSLNETQGHTDIIGDPKMQSGNLRADGENGSTVKSPNQDAVIGFGCKMRTLDSGIGTIPLPESCSFFSSILHFLPKSSSTPEPSLSPPSVPGSSSKEMSPSPLPRWRIPSSFKDYRHAGVPNSLSNSSMIHIQSVPFPTVAFLQPIQPPCEPIVTSARVCDTQSRLPRPPPGGMEPKKLTYIKSKTRTTPSQQKEQTRLQLAN